A genomic region of Tsukamurella pulmonis contains the following coding sequences:
- a CDS encoding helix-turn-helix domain-containing protein, whose product MHHDGLQRGVQVDVLPSLVRALTGAPAAELGGEAVELDDLHPGLAAELYGRVAAAPVARREAVAAGVLAGYATSGRDVQPDAAAAWSHLVARQGRVTVAELVERSGWSARYLAMRFTAEFGMGIKQAARLMRFDAARHALEAGAGAADVAVGAGYADQAHLSREFRAFLGCSPSAYLARRRSEFTPV is encoded by the coding sequence GTGCACCACGACGGGCTGCAGCGCGGCGTCCAGGTCGACGTCCTGCCGAGCCTCGTCCGCGCGCTCACCGGCGCACCCGCGGCCGAGCTCGGGGGAGAGGCCGTCGAACTCGACGACCTCCACCCGGGTCTCGCCGCCGAGCTGTACGGCCGCGTGGCGGCGGCACCCGTCGCCCGTCGTGAGGCCGTCGCGGCAGGCGTCCTGGCGGGCTACGCGACGTCGGGCCGCGACGTGCAGCCCGACGCGGCGGCGGCGTGGTCCCACCTCGTCGCCCGCCAGGGGCGGGTCACCGTCGCCGAACTCGTTGAGCGCTCCGGGTGGTCGGCGCGGTACCTGGCGATGAGGTTCACGGCCGAGTTCGGCATGGGGATCAAGCAGGCGGCCCGCCTGATGCGCTTCGACGCCGCGCGGCACGCGCTCGAGGCCGGGGCGGGCGCCGCCGACGTCGCGGTGGGCGCCGGGTACGCGGACCAGGCGCACCTGAGCCGCGAGTTCCGGGCCTTCCTGGGGTGTTCGCCGTCCGCGTACCTCGCGCGACGCAGGAGCGAGTTCACGCCTGTGTAG
- a CDS encoding SGNH/GDSL hydrolase family protein, whose protein sequence is MSWIRRAIALALVACLVLAVGASTYIGGGSGYVHYQSNSRSYIPDLPGGAQYVSMGDSYAASGTTAKVRPLDLCARNGDDLGHVLAQRLQPYSFTDRACSGATLDDLTQPSPKPNTSPQLFGVGPYTRLVTIIIGANSLGFGNIVVHCFGEPDERCGAVATQDLPGSQGWNFVRAQYAATVDAIKRAAAPDVRVVLVGYLPLFPLDGPLDRACLDRAGIPEENVGHWRTWYRSVDRLIREVAADRRVMYVQPPMERTACEPDPYVRIGGSKLRKQEPDANGLHPTAAGQRALGNLIEDRLRGTAPPA, encoded by the coding sequence GTGTCCTGGATCCGGCGTGCGATCGCACTCGCCCTCGTCGCGTGCCTCGTGCTCGCGGTCGGGGCGTCGACGTACATCGGCGGCGGCAGCGGCTACGTGCACTACCAGAGCAACTCCAGGAGCTACATCCCCGATCTGCCCGGCGGCGCCCAGTACGTCTCGATGGGCGACAGCTACGCGGCGTCCGGGACCACCGCCAAGGTGCGGCCGCTGGACCTGTGCGCCCGTAACGGCGACGACCTCGGGCACGTCCTCGCCCAGCGCCTGCAGCCGTACTCCTTCACCGACCGCGCGTGCTCGGGCGCCACGCTCGACGACCTGACCCAGCCCTCGCCCAAGCCGAACACCTCGCCGCAGCTCTTCGGCGTCGGGCCGTACACACGGCTCGTCACGATCATCATCGGAGCGAACTCCCTGGGCTTCGGCAACATCGTGGTGCACTGCTTCGGCGAGCCCGACGAGCGCTGCGGCGCCGTCGCCACCCAGGACCTGCCCGGCTCGCAGGGCTGGAACTTCGTGCGCGCGCAGTACGCGGCCACCGTCGACGCGATCAAGCGCGCCGCCGCGCCCGACGTGCGGGTCGTCCTGGTCGGCTACCTCCCGCTGTTCCCGCTCGACGGTCCGCTCGACCGCGCCTGCCTGGACCGGGCCGGGATCCCCGAGGAGAACGTCGGCCACTGGCGCACCTGGTACCGCAGCGTCGACCGGCTCATCCGTGAGGTGGCCGCGGACCGTCGGGTGATGTACGTCCAGCCTCCGATGGAACGCACCGCGTGCGAGCCCGATCCGTACGTGCGGATCGGCGGATCCAAGCTCAGGAAGCAGGAGCCGGACGCCAACGGACTGCACCCGACAGCGGCCGGACAGCGGGCGTTGGGCAACCTGATAGAGGACCGGCTCCGAGGAACTGCGCCGCCCGCATAG
- the pyrH gene encoding UMP kinase has translation MVVVTDTAQGQQTDQDTEHKVRHGYKRVLLKLGGEMFGGGEVGLDPDVVTTVAQQIAEVARSGHEIAVVIGGGNFFRGAELQNRGMDRARSDYMGMLGTVMNCLALQDFLQKEGVDTRVQTAITMGQVAEPYLPLRARRHLEKGRVVIFGAGMGMPYFSTDTTAAQRALEIGAEVVLMAKAVDGVYDSDPRTNPDAKLFDEITHRAALEKGLKVADATAFSLCMDNKMPMLVFNLLEEGNIARAVAGEKIGTLVRP, from the coding sequence ATGGTCGTCGTGACGGACACGGCCCAGGGACAGCAGACGGATCAGGACACGGAGCACAAGGTGCGGCACGGCTACAAGCGCGTGCTGCTCAAGCTGGGCGGCGAGATGTTCGGCGGCGGTGAGGTGGGGCTCGACCCCGACGTGGTGACGACGGTGGCGCAGCAGATCGCCGAGGTCGCGCGCAGCGGCCACGAGATCGCCGTGGTGATCGGCGGCGGCAACTTCTTCCGTGGTGCCGAACTGCAGAACCGCGGCATGGACCGCGCCCGCTCGGACTACATGGGCATGCTCGGCACGGTGATGAACTGCCTCGCCCTGCAGGACTTCCTGCAGAAGGAGGGCGTGGACACCCGCGTGCAGACCGCCATCACCATGGGGCAGGTCGCCGAGCCCTATCTGCCGCTGCGTGCCCGGCGCCACCTCGAGAAGGGCCGCGTCGTGATCTTCGGCGCCGGCATGGGCATGCCCTACTTCTCCACCGACACCACCGCCGCCCAGCGCGCGCTGGAGATCGGCGCCGAGGTGGTGCTCATGGCGAAGGCCGTCGACGGGGTCTACGACAGCGACCCCCGCACGAACCCCGACGCGAAGCTCTTCGACGAGATCACCCATCGCGCCGCCCTGGAGAAGGGCCTCAAGGTGGCCGACGCGACCGCCTTCAGCCTCTGCATGGACAACAAGATGCCGATGCTGGTGTTCAATCTCCTGGAGGAGGGGAACATCGCCCGTGCCGTCGCGGGGGAGAAGATCGGCACCCTCGTCCGGCCGTGA
- the frr gene encoding ribosome recycling factor, whose protein sequence is MIDETLFDAEEKMEKAVSVAREDFQSIRTGRANPAMFSKVVVDYYGSPTPITQISSITTPEARLVVIKPYEANQLGNIETAIRNSDLGVNPTNDGQLIRVGIPQLTEERRKDLVKQVKGKGEDAKVSIRNVRRKANDQLAKIVKDGDAGEDEVARAEKELDKTTSKYVAQIEDLVARKEADLMEV, encoded by the coding sequence GTGATCGACGAAACGCTCTTCGACGCCGAGGAGAAGATGGAGAAGGCCGTCTCGGTGGCCCGGGAGGACTTCCAGTCGATCCGCACCGGTCGCGCGAACCCGGCGATGTTCTCCAAGGTGGTCGTGGACTACTACGGCTCGCCCACGCCCATCACCCAGATCAGCTCGATCACCACGCCCGAGGCGCGGCTCGTGGTGATCAAGCCCTACGAGGCGAACCAGCTCGGCAACATCGAGACCGCCATTCGCAACTCGGACCTGGGCGTGAACCCGACCAACGACGGTCAGCTGATCCGCGTCGGCATCCCGCAGCTCACCGAGGAGCGACGCAAGGACCTGGTCAAGCAGGTCAAGGGCAAGGGCGAGGACGCCAAGGTGTCCATCCGCAACGTGCGCCGCAAGGCCAACGACCAGCTGGCCAAGATCGTCAAGGACGGCGACGCCGGTGAGGACGAGGTGGCCCGCGCCGAGAAGGAGCTCGACAAGACGACGTCCAAGTACGTCGCCCAGATCGAGGACCTCGTGGCGCGCAAGGAAGCCGATCTGATGGAGGTCTAG
- a CDS encoding phosphatidate cytidylyltransferase, which produces MPETPESVGSGPSAPGGPEESGKRRISAGRDLPAAIGVGVSLGGLIVAILYFAPHLWVPLVAAAVAVATWEVVKRFRAAGTNLELWPMLIGGQAIIWLSWPLGPEGVLAAFVATVLVAIVWRLLGHQSTAAPNSFTRDISTTVFVLAWIPLFASFGAMLVLPEDRGPQRVVALVLLVVCSDVGGYASGVLFGKHPMVPAISPKKSWEGFAGSMVAGAVGAVLVLKFLLDVNPVWGLLLGPVVVITATLGDLLESQVKRDLGIKDMGTLLPGHGGIMDRLDSLLPSAVVVWAALTALMGS; this is translated from the coding sequence GTGCCGGAAACCCCCGAATCAGTCGGCTCCGGGCCGAGCGCACCGGGCGGGCCCGAGGAGTCCGGCAAGCGGCGCATCAGCGCCGGCCGCGACCTCCCGGCCGCCATCGGCGTGGGCGTGAGCCTGGGCGGGCTGATCGTGGCGATCCTGTACTTCGCGCCGCACCTGTGGGTCCCGCTGGTGGCCGCGGCCGTCGCCGTCGCCACCTGGGAGGTGGTCAAGCGCTTCCGCGCCGCCGGCACCAACCTGGAACTGTGGCCGATGCTCATCGGCGGGCAGGCCATCATCTGGCTGAGCTGGCCGCTGGGCCCGGAGGGGGTGCTGGCGGCGTTCGTCGCCACCGTGCTGGTCGCCATCGTCTGGCGACTGCTGGGGCACCAGAGCACCGCCGCGCCGAACTCGTTCACGCGCGACATCTCGACCACCGTTTTCGTGCTCGCCTGGATCCCGCTGTTCGCGTCCTTCGGCGCGATGCTGGTGCTCCCCGAGGATCGCGGGCCGCAGCGCGTCGTGGCGCTGGTGCTGCTCGTGGTGTGCTCGGACGTCGGCGGCTACGCCTCGGGCGTCCTCTTCGGCAAGCATCCGATGGTGCCCGCGATCAGCCCCAAGAAGTCCTGGGAGGGCTTCGCCGGGTCGATGGTCGCCGGCGCGGTCGGTGCGGTGCTCGTGCTGAAGTTCCTGCTCGACGTGAACCCGGTGTGGGGCCTGCTGCTCGGCCCCGTCGTGGTGATCACCGCGACGCTCGGCGACCTGCTCGAGTCCCAGGTCAAGCGCGACCTGGGCATCAAGGACATGGGCACCCTGCTGCCCGGGCACGGCGGCATCATGGACCGGCTGGACTCCCTGCTGCCCAGCGCCGTGGTGGTGTGGGCCGCACTCACCGCCCTGATGGGCAGCTAG